Genomic DNA from Balneolales bacterium ANBcel1:
CCATAAACGCCAGCAGGGCGATGGCCAGCACTATGTTGGTCTTGCTCAGAATCTGGATGCCCTTGTCGACGCCCGTCATGGTAGAGATCAGGAAAAAAACGGTAACCACAGCAATCACAACGAGGGTGGCGGTAAAACCGGCTTCAAACCGAAACACTTCGCCGAGTCCCGATGTAATCTGCATTGCCCCGAGTCCAAGTGAAGTGACAATACCAAAGATGGTCGCAAATACTCCGAGTATATCGATCAGGTAGCCGATCGGACCGTAGATCCGGTTTCCGATCAGCGGGTAAAAACAGCTTGATATCAGAGGCGGCATCCCGCGGCGAAATGAAAAATAGGCGATACACAGACTCATGGTAATGTAGATGGCCCACGGCTGAATTCCCCAGTGAAAAAAGCTGTACTGCATGGCAAAACGCGCTGCTTCACCCGATTCCTGGCGGATATGTTCCGGTGGATTCAGATAGTGACTCATTGGCTCAGCCACTCCCCAGAAAATCAGGCCGATTCCCATTCCGGCCGCGAAAAGCATACTGAACCAGCCGAAATAGGAAAATTGCGGCTTTTCATGCTGTTGCCCCAGCTTGAAGCTGCCGTATTTGCTGAGTGCCAGGTAGAGATTGAACAGCAGAAACAGCAGCGCTGCAACCATATACCCCCAGCCAAACAGTTCCAGAATCTGCCCATGCACAAAGGTGGCAAATGCGAACAGATGGTCAGGCAGAAAGATCCCCGGTATGGCAAATACCAGAACCATAAACAGGGAAATCACGAAAACGAGATTATTTTTGAGCCGTTCCATCATATCACTTGTATCGGGTTATATACCGGAGGGTGGTTCGGCGACGATCAGCAAGGAACTGTTCACCCGGTGGGGAAGAGATTCGGCGTTGGATCCAAGAATATTGTCAAGTGGCTTCTTTTTTTCATTGCGACCGACAATGACAAGGCCGGCGTCGCTGCTTTTGGCGACACGCGCAATCTTGCGGCGGATGGATCCTGTAGCCAGTTCCGTTCGGGAAGATTTGAATCCGCCGTGGCAGGCTTCGGCCAGCCGCTCCATCTTGATCCGCATCTCCCGCTCTCTTTTGGCATCTGTTTCAGGATCAGGCGCGCGATCCCTGACATGCAGAAATTTCAGATGACTTCCCGGCCAGGGAGCACGCTTCAGCAGGGGTAGTACCTTTTTGTCGGCCTCCTTGCAATCGGTGGCATACAGGACAACCGACAGCCCGGAGTCGCCGCCGGAATATCTTCGGCTTTTGTGGATCAGCGTTGTAAAACTGCACATTCGCAGTATGTCGATATCCGGACTACTCAGAATCGCACGTTTAATCACATTTTTTCTCTTCCAGGGAATAGCGATGTAGTCGGCCTCCTCTTCGACAGCCAACCGGCACACGTTGGAAGCGATCCCGCCGCTTCCCGTAGCGGTGCTTACCCGGAAATCATGACGCTTAAACAGCTCCTCGAGCTGTGCCAGGGCATGATGCACGTTTGAATCCGGTTCCGCCCCTCCGACGCCCTCAACAATGTGGCAGAAACAGACAGTGTCGGTTCCCAGAAGGCCCAGGTATTCCGCCATCTCTTCCATCCTGGCCTCCGGCTCTTTCAAACTAACTGGTATGAAGGCTTTTTTGAGCATGCGCCGGGCTTTCGTTTGGTTGCAACTGCATCACGGACCTTGCCGATGTTGAAAAGTAGCAGTTTCCGATGGAAAGACCATACCCTGATCGCCATGAAACTCAGCTCATAATCGATATCGGTTCTCTGGCTCTCTATACTCCCGTCCCGGGGCAGGATCGGCCGGTGGAAGAACCCTCTTTTTATAAGCTTTTACATTAAGCTTTCCTTATATTCACTGGCACTGTTTTTGTATGCAATTCGTTGCATAAGTGACAGAAGGCGCAAAAAAATTTTCGTTACCGGGTCTTGTTGTGGCTGGATGATTTGGCTGCCGGCCATATGATAAGCGAATGAACGGCCCTGGTCTGCACCGGGTGTACATTGTCAGGCGCCACGAAATAACAGGGCCTCTCCCGTATTATTAGAAGCAATTGCAACGTATGGCATTACACCAGCGGAGCGATACAGATCCAATTCCGGTACAGAGCACATGAGTTTTTTGATATCCTTACAGCATACTGCACTAATGACCGTTTCAACAATCCAGACTGTTTCAAAACACCTGCCTGCCGTTGTGGCCGCAATCATTATCCTGGGCCTGGCATGCAACGATAATGCCCGTGCACATACGCCACTTTCGAATGCCTCGGCCGAGAAACCTGCGCGGACATTGTCATCGTTTGAAGTAAAACCATCCCTGTACCTTGACTGTCAGCAGTGCGACTACAACTACATCCGGGAGCACATCCGCTTTGTCAATTACGTGAGGGATCGCCAGCAAGCGGATATTCATGTGTTTATCACAACCACCCCCACCGGCGACGGTGGACGGCAGTACGAGTTTTCCTTCATCGGAAGAGGTACATACAGCGATATTCGCTTTGATTTCACCCGGCTTACCGGGCGGGACATGACAGACAGCCAAATTCGTGAGCACGTAAAACAGGCCATCGAAATGGGGCTTGCGCCATTCATGATTCAAACTCCCATCGGTGACCGGTTTGATTTGCAGTTCCATGGCGTTGATGAAGACCTTTTTCCGGATATTGCCGTTGATGACCCCTGGAACCACTGGGTATTTGAAATTTATGCAGGCCGCTTCCAGCTTCAGCTGGAGAGTCAGCAGAAAAATTTTGACTCCCGATGGGGAGTTTGGGCGGATCGCGTGACCGATGACTGGAAGTTTCGCATCCGGCCCTATTTCAACTATCACTACGAGGAGATTGACCGGGAAGACGAGGAGAAAGCCGTCAGCCACCGCCACCGGCACGGACTGGACACCTATGCCATTAAAAGCATAACGGACCACTGGTCCATTGGCCTCTTCGGCGACTACCTGACCCGCAAAGACCGGAATACGAAACACCGCATCCGTATAACCCCCGGTATCGAATACAGCATTTTTCCGTACGACGAGGCCACTCGCAGGTCGATTACCCTGAGATATCTTGCGGGATATACCTATATCGACTATTACGAACCGACCATCTTCGACAAAACGGAGCAGCAGTTGCTGAACCAGCGCGTGGAGATCCGGAGTCAGTATACACAGCCCTGGGGAAACATCAATCTGGGTGTGATCGGCTCACACTATTTCCACGATTTCGATTTCCGAAGGCTTGATACCTATCTGCGGCTCTCCATTCGACTGACCGAAGGCCTTTCCCTGAGTTTTCAGACCGATTACAACATTGTCCAGGACCAGCTCACGCTGCGGGCGGGCGAACAGAATCTTGAAGATATCCTGCTTGCACAGCAGGAAATGGCTACCGATTACTATCTGAGGGGGTTGATTGCCATCTCCTACACCTTCGGTTCCGATTTCGCAAATATCGTAAACACCCGGTTTTGACAGGCAGGTGCCGACCCGGGCCGAATCAGTTGATCCGGTTCAGCATGCGCCGCACCCGTGGCAGGAACCGTTCTCGATCCCAGGAGAAGTATATTACCCAGGCTCTGCCGACAATGTGGTCATCCGGGACAAATCCCCAGAAACGGCTGTCTTCACTGTTGTCGCGGCTGTCGCCGACCATGAAGTAGTAGTCCTGGCGGATGGTGTACTGATCGGTGGTATCTCCGTTGATGATAAACAGGTTCTGATCTCTTGAAACCGTGTTGCGCTCATACCGGGTGACAATATCCTCGTAGAGGTGCCAGTTCTCATCAGTCAGGATAACCTGCTGTCCTTCAAACGGGATGATGATATCCGGCAGGTTGTGGTAGTTCCCCGAAAAGCCGGAGGCGAAGGTGAACGGC
This window encodes:
- a CDS encoding universal stress protein, with the translated sequence MLKKAFIPVSLKEPEARMEEMAEYLGLLGTDTVCFCHIVEGVGGAEPDSNVHHALAQLEELFKRHDFRVSTATGSGGIASNVCRLAVEEEADYIAIPWKRKNVIKRAILSSPDIDILRMCSFTTLIHKSRRYSGGDSGLSVVLYATDCKEADKKVLPLLKRAPWPGSHLKFLHVRDRAPDPETDAKREREMRIKMERLAEACHGGFKSSRTELATGSIRRKIARVAKSSDAGLVIVGRNEKKKPLDNILGSNAESLPHRVNSSLLIVAEPPSGI
- a CDS encoding BCCT family transporter; translation: MMERLKNNLVFVISLFMVLVFAIPGIFLPDHLFAFATFVHGQILELFGWGYMVAALLFLLFNLYLALSKYGSFKLGQQHEKPQFSYFGWFSMLFAAGMGIGLIFWGVAEPMSHYLNPPEHIRQESGEAARFAMQYSFFHWGIQPWAIYITMSLCIAYFSFRRGMPPLISSCFYPLIGNRIYGPIGYLIDILGVFATIFGIVTSLGLGAMQITSGLGEVFRFEAGFTATLVVIAVVTVFFLISTMTGVDKGIQILSKTNIVLAIALLAFMVVMGPTVYILNIFTQTTADFATNFLSMSLSTNPFRGYEWTQSWTLFYWAWWIAWAPFVGLFVASISRGRTISEFVAGALVVPVLLTFVWFSAFGGAAFDLELTHQAGIAESIAGDVSVGLFLLYEHFPLTHLLSLITILLLSVFFITSADSATFVLSMMTSGGKLHPPTYKKLTWGLVISGTAAVLLYAGGLEALQKMAITAALPFTVIMLLMSLGLLRGLQYEVRVEGFRTDR